Proteins encoded in a region of the Bacillota bacterium genome:
- a CDS encoding ATP-binding cassette domain-containing protein, translating to MELGLQQLGNVPGRPRGRGRAAGAVAIRTVGLTRVFGRHKAVDSVNLEIKTGEVFGFLGPNGAGKTTTINMILGLIRPTAGRVEILGQKAEWACPALRRHVGSLLDGMRFYPYLSGRDNLRLFAAALGSVAPRRIDEVLELVGLAARATDRVRGYSHGMLRRLGLALALLRDPVVLVLDEPANGLDPAGIKEMRDLMKALAAQGKAVFLSSHLLHEVELICDKVAILRRGVVLAQGRVDELLCAAPALEIAVDRPDEAERILLLEVGVQAGTAASDAATRSGESGKSSSGLGESRLGAGVDGTSARGAECVGETSGERPTPRVRSVRREGERIIVEYEPCNRPGPSLGGAAAPSVGLHGQAGRSGGRGDPEGLFAYRAVASHLNAKLAAHNLFAYEIRPRRAVLEDVFFDVLAEGHEGENDSARAVDDEAGAHGSSGRGGTVSEGERAAGRTRCATARNDMKRGERL from the coding sequence ATGGAGTTGGGCCTTCAGCAGCTCGGTAACGTCCCGGGTCGTCCCAGGGGAAGGGGACGGGCGGCCGGCGCGGTCGCAATACGCACGGTAGGCCTAACCCGGGTCTTCGGGCGTCACAAGGCCGTGGACTCGGTTAACCTCGAAATCAAGACGGGCGAGGTGTTCGGCTTCCTCGGTCCGAACGGAGCGGGCAAGACCACGACGATCAATATGATCCTCGGCCTCATCCGCCCGACGGCCGGCCGCGTCGAGATCCTGGGGCAGAAGGCTGAGTGGGCGTGTCCCGCGCTGCGGCGTCACGTAGGCTCGCTCCTCGACGGTATGCGGTTCTATCCGTATCTCTCCGGCCGCGACAACCTGCGCCTTTTCGCGGCAGCCCTGGGCAGCGTCGCGCCGCGCAGGATCGATGAGGTCCTCGAGCTCGTGGGGCTTGCGGCACGTGCGACTGACAGGGTGCGGGGCTATTCCCACGGGATGCTCCGGCGCCTCGGGCTCGCGCTCGCGTTGCTACGCGACCCGGTGGTACTGGTCCTCGACGAGCCCGCGAACGGACTCGACCCGGCCGGGATCAAGGAGATGCGCGACCTCATGAAGGCCCTCGCGGCGCAGGGCAAGGCGGTGTTCCTCTCAAGCCACCTGCTCCATGAGGTTGAGCTGATATGCGACAAGGTCGCGATCCTGCGGCGTGGGGTCGTGCTTGCCCAGGGACGAGTCGACGAGCTTCTCTGCGCGGCCCCTGCCCTGGAAATCGCCGTGGACCGCCCCGATGAGGCAGAGCGGATCTTGCTGCTGGAGGTCGGTGTCCAGGCAGGCACCGCCGCCAGCGACGCGGCGACTAGAAGCGGTGAGAGCGGCAAGAGCAGCAGCGGCCTTGGCGAGAGCCGCTTGGGTGCCGGGGTCGATGGGACGAGTGCGAGGGGTGCTGAGTGTGTCGGCGAGACCAGCGGCGAACGGCCGACGCCGCGCGTGCGCAGCGTCCGACGCGAGGGAGAGCGGATCATAGTTGAATATGAGCCATGCAACCGCCCCGGGCCGTCCCTGGGCGGAGCGGCAGCCCCGTCCGTCGGCCTGCATGGGCAAGCGGGCCGCAGCGGCGGGAGGGGCGATCCCGAGGGCCTTTTCGCGTACCGGGCCGTGGCGAGCCATCTCAATGCCAAGCTCGCCGCGCATAACCTGTTTGCTTACGAGATCAGGCCACGCCGCGCGGTCCTGGAGGATGTGTTCTTCGACGTGCTAGCAGAGGGCCACGAGGGGGAGAACGACAGCGCACGGGCAGTAGATGACGAGGCCGGGGCTCATGGCAGCAGTGGCCGCGGCGGCACCGTCAGCGAAGGGGAGCGTGCTGCCGGGCGGACGCGCTGCGCGACGGCACGGAACGACATGAAACGAGGTGAACGGCTGTGA
- a CDS encoding ABC transporter permease subunit yields MRWLAVEVFKLRRMRVTWVLLLIMVAFEALMIAAMAYWVETSPDARKIAAEEREQAVAATSFPGSIPSTLSFIASLGPLFAIILAARLAGDEYAWGTAKQLVSMGMGRQAYVASKLAGATAGCLFLLAGGLLGGAVVSLIVTAALGRAADLDALTLSFLAQVAQGAGIAWFVLVLYSALTVCVAGAARSSATATAICILVFLLEGSLVGSLATRFAAVAKIAPYTIGYNVNRLAAVIERGGFSQAAEATQAQGQAAVTSAASAAGVAGAFVVLGVWLAVFVLCSFRIFSRQELGTD; encoded by the coding sequence GTGAGGTGGCTTGCCGTTGAGGTTTTCAAGCTGAGGCGGATGCGCGTCACCTGGGTGCTCCTGCTGATCATGGTGGCTTTCGAAGCCCTCATGATCGCAGCAATGGCCTACTGGGTAGAAACCTCGCCGGACGCGCGCAAGATCGCGGCCGAGGAACGGGAGCAGGCCGTCGCGGCCACGTCGTTCCCAGGGTCTATCCCGTCCACGCTCAGCTTCATCGCCTCGCTCGGGCCGCTGTTCGCCATCATCCTCGCCGCGCGGCTGGCAGGTGACGAGTATGCTTGGGGAACCGCAAAGCAGCTCGTGTCCATGGGCATGGGCAGGCAGGCTTACGTCGCGTCAAAGCTCGCGGGCGCGACGGCAGGATGCCTGTTCCTCCTAGCGGGCGGGCTCCTCGGCGGAGCCGTGGTATCGCTGATAGTCACCGCAGCCCTCGGGCGCGCGGCTGACCTCGACGCGCTCACGTTGAGTTTCCTCGCGCAGGTGGCCCAAGGGGCCGGCATCGCTTGGTTCGTTCTCGTGCTGTACTCCGCGCTCACCGTGTGCGTGGCCGGGGCAGCGCGATCGTCTGCCACCGCGACCGCCATCTGCATCCTGGTCTTCCTGCTCGAAGGCAGCCTGGTGGGCTCGCTCGCCACTCGGTTCGCCGCCGTAGCAAAGATAGCACCTTACACCATTGGGTACAACGTGAACAGGCTCGCGGCAGTGATCGAGCGCGGAGGCTTTTCCCAAGCAGCAGAGGCTACCCAGGCGCAAGGACAGGCGGCCGTGACGTCCGCGGCGTCGGCCGCAGGGGTCGCAGGCGCGTTCGTGGTGCTCGGCGTGTGGCTCGCCGTGTTCGTCTTGTGCTCGTTCCGGATCTTCAGCCGACAGGAGCTCGGCACGGACTAA